The sequence GCTAGAAGCCGCGACGGCTCAGCTACACATGGCTCAGGGTGAGCTACAGCGCGTGTATGCACTGATTGCCCAAAAAGCCATCCGGGCGCCGTTTGCTGGGGTGATGGGGATACGCCAAATCAATGTGGGCCAATATCTGAATAGCGGTGACGCCGTGGCCAGCCTGGTGGATGCGCAGGTGCTGCGGGTGAATTTTGCCTTAGATGAACAGGCCGTGGCTGAACTGGCGCTGGCGCAAACCGTGAATGTGAGCGTGGATGCCTATGCCGATGAGGTCATTGAGGCCAAGATCACCGCCATTGACCCCTTAATTAATGAAGCGCGGACGGTGCAGGTACAGGCGACCTTAGCCAATACTGAAGGGCGTTTTAAAGCCGGTATGTTTGCCAAAGTGCAGGTGAAGCAAAACGCCGACAGTGCCGTGCTGACCGTGCCTGAAAGCGCCATTACCTACACGGCTTATGGCGACAGCGTGTTTGTGGCCGAAGAAAATGCCGACAAGCAGCTGACGGTGAAGCGCGTATCGGTGGCCGTGGGCGAGCGCTGGAACGGCATGGTTGAGGTTAAAACTGGCCTGAGCCAAAACCAGCGGGTGGTGACTTCCGGTCAGTTGAAGTTGAACGACGGCATGGTGGTGGAAGCCTTAAAGCGCGACACCTTGAACGACGCGGTCGCCGCCGAACCGGCGGTGCAGCTGCCTGAAATCATCGTGCCTAATGCTGAGCCCAGTACGGCAGAAACGGCAGGTGCCTAATGCGTTTTACCGATCTGTTTGTGCGCCGACCGGTGTTGGCGCTGGTGGTCAGCACCTTAATCTTGCTGGCCGGCTTATTGGCCTTTAATAAACTGCCGATTCGACAATATCCATTATTAGAGACGGCCACCATCACGGTGTCGACCGACTATCCAGGCGCGCCGTCCGAATTGATGCAGGGCTTTGTGACCCAGCCGATTGCGCAAGCCATTGCGTCGGTAGAAGGCATTGATTATTTATCTTCTTCCTCGGTGCAGGGGCGCAGTATGGTGACCGCACGGATGGCCTTGAATCAGGATTCAACTGAAGCGTTGACCGAAGTGATGGCCAAGGTCAATCAGGTGCGCTACAAGCTGCCGGAAAAAGCCTACGACCCGGTGATTGAGCGTTCGGCAGGGGATTCCACCGCAGTGGCTTACGTGGGCTTTTCCAGCGCCACCTTGCCGCTGCCGCAGTTAACGGAATATTTAGCGCGGGTGGTGGAGCCGATGTTCACCACCATTGAAGGCGTGGCCAAGGTTCAGGTATTTGGTGGCCAAAGCCTGTCGATGCGGCTGTGGTTGGATGCGGATAAATTGGCCAGCCGTGGCGTCACCGCTGGCGACGTGGCTGCGGCCATTCATGCCAATAACTATCAGGCCGCGCCCGGTAAGGTGGATGGTCAATTCATCGTGTCTAACGTGCAGGTGAACAGCGATTTAACCAGCGTGGCCGACTTCCAAGAGCTGGTATTGAAACAAAGTGGCAACAGCCTGGTGCGGATTAAAGACGTGGGCACGGTTGAGCTGGGTGCGGCAGCGACCGAAACCAGCGGCATCATGGATGGTGTGCCAGCGGTGTATTTGGGTATTTTCCCCACCCCTAGCGGCAACCCCTTGGTGATCGTAGATGGGATTAAAACCCTGCTACCGCAGATTGAAAAAACCTTGCCGCCCGACGTGCGGGCCAATCTGTCGTTCGAGACCGCGCGCTTTATTCAGGCCTCTATTGATGGGGTGATCAAAACCTTGCTTGAGGCCTTGGTCATCGTGGTGGTGGTGATCTATCTGTGTCTGGGCTCGTTTCGCAGCGTGTTGATTCCCGTGGTGACGATTCCGCTGTCGATGTTGGGCGCGGCCAGCATCATGCTGGCGTTTGGCTTCAGCATCAACCTCTTAACGCTGCTGGCCATGGTGTTGGCAATTGGCTTGGTGGTGGATGACGCCATTATTGTGGTGGAAAACGTGCACCGCCACATTGCCGAAGGTAAGTCCCCCGTTAATGCGGCGCTGGTGGCCGCCCGAGAAGTGGTGGGGCCGGTGATTGCGATGACCATCACCTTGGCGGCGGTGTACGCACCGATTGGCTTTATGGGCGGATTAACCGGTGCCTTATTTAAGGAGTTTGCTTTAACCTTGGCCGGTGCCGTGATCGTGTCTGGCGTGGTGGCCTTGACGCTGTCGCCGGTGATGAGCTCGTTCTTGCTGCCGGCCAAGCAAGATGAGGGCCGAATGGCGCATCTGGCCGAAGGCTTTTTTGGCAAACTCACGGCCGGCTACGCCAAAGTATTGGATTTTGTGCTTCACCATCGTTGGCTAACCGCTGTGTTGATTGGCGTGGTGGTGTTGAGCCTGCCGTTTTTATACCTATCGCCTCAGCGAGAGCTGGCGCCGGCAGAAGATCAGGCCAACCTATTGACCGCGATTAAAGCGCCTCAACACGCCAACTTAAGCTATGTCGAACATTTTGCGCATCGCTTGGATGAGGTTTATACCGACATTGCCGAAACCGAAAGCCGCTGGATCATCAACGGCATTGATGGGCCGGCCTCCAGCATTGGTGGGATTATTTTAACCCCTTGGGGCGATCGCGCTCGCGATGCGGCCACGATTCAAACCGAGTTGCAAACCAAGGTGAACGACGTGGAAGGCAGCAGTATTTTTGCCTTCCAGTTAGCAGCCTTGCCCGGTTCGAGCGGCGGCTTACCGGTACAGATGGTGGTGCGTACGCCGCAGGATTACCAAACCCTGTATCAAACCTTAGAGGAGATCAAGCAAAAAGCGCGTGAAAGCGGTCTGTTTGTGGTGGTGGACAGCGATTTGGACTACAACAACCCGGTGGTGAAAGTGCAGATTGACCGCAGCAAAGCCAACAGCTTGGGCATCAGCATGCAAGACATTGGCGATGCCTTGGGCGTGTTGGTGGGCGAAGGTTATGTGAATCGCTTTGGCATGGACGGGCGCGCCTACGACGTGATTCCGCAAAGCTTGAAAGCACAGCGTCTGACCCCAGAAGGGCTGTCACAGCAATATGTGCGCACCGTTAGCGGCGCGATGATTCCGCTGGCCACGGTGGTGTCGATCAGCACCTCGGTCGAGCCCAATCGTTTGACCCAGTTTAATCAGCAAAATGCGGCCACTTTACAGGCCATTCCTGCGCCTGGCGTGTCTATGGGCGAGGCCGTGGCATTTTTAGCTGAGGCTGCGGCGGCGTTGCCCGCGGGCTTTAGCCACGACTGGCAGTCTGATTCGCGTCAGTATCAGCAAGAAGGCAATGCGCTGGCGTTTGCGTTCTTGGCGGCCTTGGTGATTATTTACTTAGTGTTGGCGGCTCAATACGAAAGCTTGGTGGATCCGCTGATCATTTTGATCACCGTACCCTTGTCTATCTGTGGTGCCTTACTGCCTTTGGCCTTGGGCTGGGCAACGTTGAATATTTACACCCAGATTGGCTTGGTGACCCTGATCGGCCTGATCAGCAAGCACGGGATTTTAATGGTTGAGTTTGCCAATGAACTTCAGGCGAAAGAAGGCTTGAGCCGAATGGCGGCGATTCATCAAGCGGCCCAAATTCGCCTACGCCCAGTCTTGATGACCACGGCGGCGATGGTGGTGGGCTTAATCCCCTTGTTGTTTGCCACGGGCGCGGGCGCCAATAGCCGCTTTGGCTTAGGGGTGGTGATTGTGTCGGGCATGCTGATCGGCACGGTGTTTACGCTGTTGGTACTGCCTACGGTGTACACCTGGTTGGCGCGTAACCATAGCCACGCCCAGCAAACCGATCGGCAACAGCAGCTATTGGCCGCCGATGCGGCGATGGGTAAAGCCCATCAGGAAGGAGAAGGTTTATGAAACAGCAACGATTAATCATGGTCGGGGCGCTCAGTGTGCTGTTGGCAGGCTGCGCCGTTGGGCCTAAATACGTGGCGCCTACGGGGCCTGAGGTAAAGCTTCACAGCGCCGAAGCTCAAGCATTTAAACCGCAATCACAGGCGGCTCAGGCCAGCTGGTGGCTATTCTTTGAAGAGCCTGATTTAAACCGCTTAATCGATGCGGCCTTGGCGCAAAATCATGATTTACGCCAGGCTCAGGCGCGACTCTTGGCTGCTCGGGCGGTGTTCGATGAACGTCAGCTCGAGCGCCTGCCGGCCATCACTTCGGCGGCCAGCTATCAGCGTGCCATCAGCCAGCAGGCTGGCAGCGACGGTACGCCTGCGCGCACGCTGTCTGAGCAATATCGCCTGGGCTTTGACACCCAATGGGAAATTGATCTGTTTGGCCGCTTGCAGCATCTGAGCCAGTCGGCGCGCGCTCGAGCCGACGCCACTCAGGCTGAATTCACCCTGCTACAATTAAGCATCGCCGCAGAAGTTGCGCGGGTGTATTACCAGGCGCAAGGCTTACAGCAACAGCTTGAGCTGGCGCAACAACAGCAGCGTAGTTGGGCGCAAACGGTGAAGATCACTGCCGCATCGGTGCGTCTGGGCAGCGGTTTGCCAGAAGATTTGGCCAATGCACAAGCGCAGCTGTTGCGTAGTGAAGCCCAGATTCCCCAGGTTTATACCCAGTTACAGCAGGCTAAATATCGCCTTGACGTGCTGACCGGCCATGAGCCTGGCCACAATCAGCTGGTGTTGGCCGGCCCTCAGGCGGCGCCCTTGGCAAAAAATCTGCCTTTGGGCGACGTGAACGAGCTGATTCGGCAGAGGCCAGACGTGGTGAAGGCTGAGCGACTGCTGGCGGCCAGCAGTGCCGACGTTGGGGCGGCCACGGCTGATCTGTTCCCGCGTCTTAATCTTGGCGGCTTCTTAGGCTTTATTGCCCTGCGTGGCGGCGACATCGGCCATGCTTCGCGCGGCTTTGAGTTGACGCCTAATTTAACTTGGCCAGCCTTACAGCTGGGCAATGCCCGTGCCCGCTTACGCGGTGCCAAAGCCCAGAATACCGGTGCTTTGGCCCAGTATGAGCAGGCTTTATTATTGGCGCATGAAGAAGTAGAAGGGGCGGTGACGCAGCTGGTGCAGCATCAAGACAGCTTGAAAGCCCTGCTACAGTCGGCGCGTCACGCCGAACAAGCCGTAGCGATTGCGACCAAGCGCCATAAAGCAGGCTCTGGCCAATATTTAAGCGTTCTGGCCAATCAGCGGGCGCTGTATGAAGTAAAGCAGGCCTTACTGGCGGCGCAAACCGACTCCTACATCAATGTGGTGGCGCTGTATAAAGCCTTGGGCTGGGGGCAGGCTTAATCCTCATGCCTTGATACAAAAATCGGCCCCAAACGTTTAGCCGTTTGGGGCTTTTTGCGTTTGAAGTGGTCGGTTTCATGGCTGGGATGCGGTCTAAGCGTGGCGCAGGGCGCTGGGTATACTCGGCTTTTTAGGCATGTTAAGAAAGCCCATGATGGATGAGACGGACAAACGGACGGCCACCGCGCTGAGCCCCAGAGATTTTCTGGCGCCCTCGATTGCGGCGTTGGTATCGGTGTTGGTGAATTATGGTGGCACCTTTGTGCTGGTGTTTCAGGCGGCTCAGCTGGCCCAGCTGTCGCAGGCGCAAACGGCGTCGTGGGTGTGGTCGGTGTCGATTGGGGTGGGCGTCACGGGGGCGTGGCTGAGCTGGCGTCATCGTGCCCCCATCATCACCGCGTGGTCTACGCCCGGGGTGGCCTTCTTGGCCACGGTGATG comes from Neisseriaceae bacterium CLB008 and encodes:
- a CDS encoding efflux RND transporter periplasmic adaptor subunit, whose protein sequence is MTKRTKKMWVGVLAVTVVAVGFWIRGSGAAAAEGGYAYPPVKVALATVALNEAPRAFSGVGALEADRQVMVAAEASGKITKIAFTSGQYVKAGQLLVQLNDATEQADRVRLQAQVQQAQSQHQRLRQLVAEEAATKEQLEAATAQLHMAQGELQRVYALIAQKAIRAPFAGVMGIRQINVGQYLNSGDAVASLVDAQVLRVNFALDEQAVAELALAQTVNVSVDAYADEVIEAKITAIDPLINEARTVQVQATLANTEGRFKAGMFAKVQVKQNADSAVLTVPESAITYTAYGDSVFVAEENADKQLTVKRVSVAVGERWNGMVEVKTGLSQNQRVVTSGQLKLNDGMVVEALKRDTLNDAVAAEPAVQLPEIIVPNAEPSTAETAGA
- a CDS encoding MexW/MexI family multidrug efflux RND transporter permease subunit, whose product is MRFTDLFVRRPVLALVVSTLILLAGLLAFNKLPIRQYPLLETATITVSTDYPGAPSELMQGFVTQPIAQAIASVEGIDYLSSSSVQGRSMVTARMALNQDSTEALTEVMAKVNQVRYKLPEKAYDPVIERSAGDSTAVAYVGFSSATLPLPQLTEYLARVVEPMFTTIEGVAKVQVFGGQSLSMRLWLDADKLASRGVTAGDVAAAIHANNYQAAPGKVDGQFIVSNVQVNSDLTSVADFQELVLKQSGNSLVRIKDVGTVELGAAATETSGIMDGVPAVYLGIFPTPSGNPLVIVDGIKTLLPQIEKTLPPDVRANLSFETARFIQASIDGVIKTLLEALVIVVVVIYLCLGSFRSVLIPVVTIPLSMLGAASIMLAFGFSINLLTLLAMVLAIGLVVDDAIIVVENVHRHIAEGKSPVNAALVAAREVVGPVIAMTITLAAVYAPIGFMGGLTGALFKEFALTLAGAVIVSGVVALTLSPVMSSFLLPAKQDEGRMAHLAEGFFGKLTAGYAKVLDFVLHHRWLTAVLIGVVVLSLPFLYLSPQRELAPAEDQANLLTAIKAPQHANLSYVEHFAHRLDEVYTDIAETESRWIINGIDGPASSIGGIILTPWGDRARDAATIQTELQTKVNDVEGSSIFAFQLAALPGSSGGLPVQMVVRTPQDYQTLYQTLEEIKQKARESGLFVVVDSDLDYNNPVVKVQIDRSKANSLGISMQDIGDALGVLVGEGYVNRFGMDGRAYDVIPQSLKAQRLTPEGLSQQYVRTVSGAMIPLATVVSISTSVEPNRLTQFNQQNAATLQAIPAPGVSMGEAVAFLAEAAAALPAGFSHDWQSDSRQYQQEGNALAFAFLAALVIIYLVLAAQYESLVDPLIILITVPLSICGALLPLALGWATLNIYTQIGLVTLIGLISKHGILMVEFANELQAKEGLSRMAAIHQAAQIRLRPVLMTTAAMVVGLIPLLFATGAGANSRFGLGVVIVSGMLIGTVFTLLVLPTVYTWLARNHSHAQQTDRQQQLLAADAAMGKAHQEGEGL
- a CDS encoding efflux transporter outer membrane subunit, translated to MKQQRLIMVGALSVLLAGCAVGPKYVAPTGPEVKLHSAEAQAFKPQSQAAQASWWLFFEEPDLNRLIDAALAQNHDLRQAQARLLAARAVFDERQLERLPAITSAASYQRAISQQAGSDGTPARTLSEQYRLGFDTQWEIDLFGRLQHLSQSARARADATQAEFTLLQLSIAAEVARVYYQAQGLQQQLELAQQQQRSWAQTVKITAASVRLGSGLPEDLANAQAQLLRSEAQIPQVYTQLQQAKYRLDVLTGHEPGHNQLVLAGPQAAPLAKNLPLGDVNELIRQRPDVVKAERLLAASSADVGAATADLFPRLNLGGFLGFIALRGGDIGHASRGFELTPNLTWPALQLGNARARLRGAKAQNTGALAQYEQALLLAHEEVEGAVTQLVQHQDSLKALLQSARHAEQAVAIATKRHKAGSGQYLSVLANQRALYEVKQALLAAQTDSYINVVALYKALGWGQA